The following proteins are co-located in the Paenibacillus sp. JNUCC32 genome:
- a CDS encoding carbohydrate ABC transporter permease — MVTAMKESKGDKIFLGSVYIYLCIALIVVLYPLVYILSASISSPQQVNSGAMWLFPKEITWAGYQLVFENPKIWNGYLNTIVYTGIGTLLNLAVTLPAAYALSRSDLVGRQLFLGFILFTMFFTGGLVPTYLVVRNLGLINTMGALILPVAASVWNIIVARTFFQTTIPKELQEAAYMDGCTNLKLFVRIILPLSAPIIAVMALFYGVSHWNSYFPALIYLNDESKYPLQMVLRQILVLQEMTAETTGAGISGDAARAMNSKAETASLIKYGVIVVSTLPIVALYPFLQRYFVQGVMIGSVKG, encoded by the coding sequence TTGGTTACCGCGATGAAGGAATCGAAGGGGGACAAGATTTTTCTCGGCAGCGTCTATATCTATTTATGCATCGCCTTGATTGTCGTTCTGTATCCGCTCGTTTATATTCTCAGCGCATCGATCAGCAGCCCGCAGCAGGTGAATTCCGGTGCGATGTGGCTGTTTCCCAAGGAGATTACCTGGGCCGGATACCAGCTGGTCTTCGAAAATCCGAAGATTTGGAACGGATATCTGAACACGATCGTCTATACTGGAATAGGAACGCTGTTGAACCTGGCCGTGACACTGCCTGCAGCTTATGCCCTCAGCAGGTCGGATTTGGTCGGCCGTCAACTGTTCTTGGGATTTATTCTGTTCACGATGTTCTTTACCGGAGGGCTTGTGCCCACGTATCTCGTCGTCCGGAATTTGGGACTGATCAACACGATGGGGGCGCTCATTCTTCCCGTAGCAGCATCGGTATGGAATATCATCGTTGCCCGGACGTTCTTCCAGACGACGATTCCCAAGGAACTGCAGGAAGCGGCATATATGGACGGCTGTACCAACCTGAAGCTGTTCGTCCGCATTATTCTGCCGCTGTCCGCGCCGATTATTGCAGTCATGGCATTATTTTACGGGGTCAGTCACTGGAACAGCTATTTTCCGGCTCTGATCTATCTCAACGATGAGAGCAAGTATCCTCTGCAGATGGTGCTGCGGCAGATTCTGGTTCTTCAGGAAATGACGGCGGAGACGACCGGCGCCGGAATCAGCGGGGATGCCGCCAGGGCAATGAATTCCAAAGCCGAAACCGCATCATTGATCAAATACGGGGTTATCGTTGTATCTACGCTGCCGATTGTGGCTCTCTATCCTTTTTTACAGCGATACTTTGTCCAAGGGGTTATGATCGGCTCTGTAAAAGGATGA
- a CDS encoding extracellular solute-binding protein encodes MKMTSKPWKLVLTGMTALSLLAGCGSAGDTNSAGTKSTEAAAVNKEGFPIMNEPITLTMMAPDVGVQNWKDMVVLQQMEEKTGISFRYLNAPKDSFDTKKNLVFASGDYPDVFYAAGLTAAEQMNYGEQGILIPLEELIEEYAPNFKALMDEIPEIRKSITAPDGHIYSLPAVDLSQHWYRNPLWYNGDFLEALNIDKLPETTEELYTFLKRVKEEDPNGNGVADEIPISSVSTATTNARDLRTWLLGAFGVYEDEIYVDDADVVHYTPIEEGFREYLAYMNRLWKEDLLDHESFSQTAEQKKAKAQNNQVALFSDWHAYMTKGGEPSTKDPMFAPVKSDLVDKPAIAKNRGITTGAFAISATNPAPEASMRWVDYLYSYEGSLFFNKGPEGMLWEYTDEANRVKRYLSVPDGMEMEDYRATLTPNYGIPAPTINTDDINKGLKTDFDLWVEKETKEKLLDRGARPPFPALFLTVEEQTEINSLNSDLSTYVQQMEAKFITGAEPLSNWDNYLNTMKKMGADRVVEIYQGAYDRWKSS; translated from the coding sequence ATGAAGATGACAAGCAAACCTTGGAAGCTGGTGTTGACGGGGATGACAGCCCTGTCCCTGCTCGCCGGATGCGGTTCGGCCGGCGATACGAATTCTGCCGGAACAAAGTCAACGGAAGCAGCCGCCGTGAATAAGGAAGGCTTCCCGATTATGAATGAACCGATTACGCTGACCATGATGGCACCTGATGTCGGCGTTCAGAACTGGAAGGATATGGTCGTGCTGCAGCAGATGGAGGAAAAGACGGGCATTTCATTCCGATACTTGAACGCACCGAAGGATAGCTTTGATACGAAGAAGAATCTCGTATTTGCCAGCGGCGATTACCCGGATGTCTTCTATGCTGCAGGGTTGACCGCGGCCGAACAGATGAACTATGGCGAGCAGGGTATTCTGATTCCGCTGGAGGAGCTCATCGAGGAATATGCTCCGAACTTTAAGGCGCTGATGGACGAGATTCCGGAGATCCGTAAATCCATTACGGCTCCAGATGGGCATATTTACTCTTTGCCTGCGGTCGATTTAAGCCAGCACTGGTATCGCAACCCGCTGTGGTACAACGGTGATTTCCTGGAGGCCCTGAATATCGACAAGCTTCCGGAGACGACCGAGGAGCTCTACACCTTCCTGAAGCGGGTAAAAGAAGAGGATCCGAACGGCAATGGAGTCGCCGATGAAATCCCGATCTCTTCCGTATCGACGGCTACGACCAATGCTCGTGATTTGCGTACTTGGCTTCTTGGCGCTTTCGGCGTTTATGAAGACGAAATTTATGTAGACGATGCGGATGTTGTTCATTATACCCCGATAGAAGAAGGCTTCCGAGAGTATCTGGCCTATATGAACCGTCTTTGGAAAGAGGATCTGCTTGACCATGAAAGCTTCTCGCAAACCGCAGAACAGAAAAAGGCCAAGGCACAGAACAATCAGGTGGCCCTGTTCTCCGACTGGCATGCTTACATGACCAAAGGCGGAGAACCGTCCACCAAGGATCCGATGTTCGCTCCGGTGAAAAGCGATTTGGTAGACAAGCCGGCCATCGCCAAGAACAGAGGGATTACGACAGGGGCTTTTGCCATTTCGGCTACCAATCCTGCTCCTGAAGCATCGATGCGTTGGGTGGACTACCTTTACTCTTATGAAGGGTCGCTTTTTTTCAACAAAGGACCGGAAGGGATGCTGTGGGAGTACACGGATGAAGCCAATCGCGTGAAACGCTATTTGTCTGTGCCGGACGGCATGGAGATGGAGGATTACCGCGCGACTTTGACGCCAAACTACGGCATTCCGGCTCCTACCATCAACACGGACGATATCAATAAAGGATTGAAGACCGACTTTGATCTGTGGGTTGAAAAGGAAACGAAGGAGAAACTGCTCGATCGGGGAGCAAGACCTCCGTTCCCTGCCTTGTTCCTTACCGTGGAAGAGCAAACCGAGATCAACAGCCTGAACTCGGATCTGAGCACGTATGTACAACAGATGGAGGCGAAATTCATAACCGGCGCAGAACCGTTGTCCAATTGGGATAACTATCTGAACACGATGAAGAAAATGGGTGCCGACCGAGTTGTTGAAATCTATCAAGGCGCATATGACCGCTGGAAGTCGAGCTAA
- a CDS encoding glycosidase — protein sequence MKITRHPNNPIVVPGTYEWRKVTVFNPAVIIDNGKFYMIERTAGSLTPCKNVLGLLESEDGVNFTHVKDEPIVTPDMLGFPYGSVQDPRIVKIDGTYYLNYALRPCAMSYYPTGAGIPERSIPKYPDGWGEEEGHWLTRSSIVKSDNLIDWEFVADTTPLDINDRDNILFPEKINGKYALLRRPEEYVGAAYGTDSAAIWITYSEDLVHWEEPKLLAKAENPAWESRKIGGATPPVRTDKGWLVLYHGVDDQVVYRVGAMLLDLNNPEKVIARTKNYIMEPDTYYEKFGYQIPNVVFPTGNVVKDGLLYIYYGVTDTAIALATVPVDELVEHILNEPQ from the coding sequence ATGAAAATTACGAGACATCCGAACAATCCGATCGTCGTTCCGGGAACGTACGAATGGCGTAAAGTCACCGTATTCAATCCTGCGGTTATTATAGACAACGGGAAGTTTTACATGATTGAGCGAACCGCAGGCTCGCTAACGCCTTGCAAGAATGTTTTGGGACTGCTGGAGAGCGAAGACGGGGTGAATTTTACGCACGTGAAAGACGAGCCGATCGTGACGCCTGACATGCTGGGCTTTCCATATGGAAGCGTCCAGGACCCGCGGATTGTCAAAATCGACGGGACTTACTATCTAAACTATGCCCTTAGGCCATGCGCCATGAGTTACTATCCGACGGGAGCGGGGATACCGGAGCGGTCGATACCCAAATATCCGGACGGCTGGGGGGAGGAGGAGGGCCACTGGCTCACTCGCTCTTCGATCGTGAAGTCGGACAATCTGATCGACTGGGAGTTCGTTGCCGATACGACACCGCTCGATATCAATGACCGCGACAACATTTTGTTCCCTGAGAAGATTAACGGAAAGTATGCATTGCTGCGCCGTCCGGAGGAATACGTGGGTGCAGCTTACGGAACGGACAGCGCGGCGATATGGATTACGTACTCCGAGGATCTGGTTCATTGGGAAGAGCCGAAACTTCTGGCCAAAGCCGAGAATCCGGCGTGGGAATCCAGGAAAATCGGCGGAGCCACGCCGCCTGTGCGAACCGATAAAGGCTGGCTGGTCCTTTACCACGGCGTTGATGATCAGGTCGTTTACCGTGTTGGGGCGATGCTTCTTGACCTGAACAACCCTGAGAAGGTCATAGCAAGAACGAAGAATTACATTATGGAACCGGATACCTATTACGAGAAATTCGGTTATCAAATTCCGAATGTGGTGTTCCCGACAGGAAACGTGGTTAAAGACGGTCTGCTCTATATCTATTATGGTGTGACCGACACAGCAATTGCACTGGCTACCGTGCCGGTCGATGAGCTGGTTGAGCATATCTTGAACGAACCGCAGTGA
- a CDS encoding helix-turn-helix domain-containing protein: protein MTIHNLKSFIVSTFTFRINWNHFKSKLLLRYVLSYILIFLIPLTGVTMFVYDSAVSGLRTEIEQSNINQLNQVSMTIDSRIAELRELSGRIAYDRRLTPYMVRDDYYRVEAIQALANYKANSSIIEDIFLYYHNDPIIYSYRGLTNVNVAFDSFYRYENWSLEDVTLALNETNQMVIRPAENVLINNSRQETMLTIIVPIKPNAPYPYGSVVYMVKESNLTGVMDSILSDFTGSSYILNQNDEVLTASNHGVTLSQEHLGTLAALDAGIHNLSLNNDKYSVVSVKSGENGWNYMTIMPSYQFFSRVAHVQTLILLVFGIAVITGVLAAFVLARRQYHPIKDLMEFAKLRVSDSPEPKTRNEWEWIRQTLHDYSTRIDMQEPFVRNQCMLLLLKHGKPDDPEIERMIAGVGLESPQEQVIYFCVILSWEENDAAEEVVQKDRQQVHEILSHVEPSGLQANIYGVEFSADNQFALIVSLPDPGQDSLKLRMEQIIRAVQGLISENTRLDPSMGVGTPYRDLGQLNQSFIEAATALEHRMVGSSRITYFDQLAEQNHPVAKGVWLPRKSLLKLEQSLKQGNESVAVQMIAEMMETIRSEPLQIHLLRCICFDLLNALLRSASEVGMNEAFSSISDYTSFETLEEFEDKLLSLTTEVCDKVERNHEQAAPKLIDDIVHYVNQQFADYTLSLEHVALKFSVSTSYLSRSFKEKTGISFSQYIWKRRTEEVIRLLVTTSAPLKEIIEQVGYLDAPNFIRKFKKETGLTPGQYRKQHRSNRLDI, encoded by the coding sequence ATGACCATTCACAACCTCAAATCATTCATCGTATCCACTTTCACTTTCCGAATAAACTGGAATCACTTTAAGTCGAAGCTGCTCTTAAGATACGTTCTGTCTTATATTCTGATCTTCCTGATTCCTCTGACTGGAGTAACGATGTTTGTTTATGATAGCGCTGTCAGCGGGCTTCGTACCGAGATCGAACAATCCAACATCAATCAATTGAACCAGGTGTCAATGACCATCGACTCCCGTATCGCGGAGCTTCGGGAGCTTTCCGGCCGGATCGCTTACGACAGACGCTTAACCCCTTATATGGTCCGTGATGATTATTACAGAGTGGAAGCCATACAAGCTTTGGCCAACTATAAGGCAAACAGCAGCATTATTGAAGACATCTTCTTATACTATCATAACGACCCGATTATCTACTCTTACCGCGGCCTGACGAATGTTAACGTTGCGTTCGACTCCTTCTATCGTTATGAGAACTGGAGTCTGGAAGATGTCACCCTTGCGCTGAACGAGACGAATCAGATGGTAATACGGCCGGCCGAGAATGTTTTGATCAACAACTCCAGGCAGGAGACGATGCTGACCATCATCGTACCGATCAAGCCCAATGCCCCCTATCCGTACGGGAGCGTCGTATATATGGTGAAAGAGTCCAATCTTACCGGGGTCATGGATTCCATTCTTAGCGATTTCACCGGGAGCAGCTACATTCTCAATCAAAATGATGAAGTGCTTACAGCGAGCAATCATGGCGTAACCCTGTCTCAGGAGCACCTTGGAACATTGGCTGCGCTTGATGCCGGCATACACAATCTCTCCCTGAATAATGACAAGTATTCCGTCGTATCCGTCAAATCCGGGGAGAATGGCTGGAATTACATGACCATCATGCCAAGCTACCAGTTCTTCAGCCGGGTCGCTCATGTACAGACGCTCATTCTGCTGGTGTTTGGCATCGCCGTCATAACCGGAGTGCTTGCCGCTTTTGTGCTGGCTAGACGCCAATATCACCCGATTAAGGATTTGATGGAATTCGCCAAGCTCAGAGTTAGCGATTCCCCAGAGCCCAAAACGCGCAATGAATGGGAATGGATTCGTCAGACCCTTCACGATTACAGCACCCGGATCGATATGCAGGAGCCCTTCGTGCGCAACCAATGCATGCTGCTTCTGCTGAAGCACGGAAAGCCGGATGATCCCGAAATCGAGCGAATGATCGCCGGAGTCGGACTGGAATCTCCCCAAGAACAAGTCATTTATTTCTGTGTGATTCTGTCCTGGGAAGAAAACGATGCGGCCGAGGAAGTCGTCCAGAAGGATCGTCAGCAGGTGCATGAAATTCTCAGCCATGTTGAACCATCAGGGCTTCAAGCGAATATCTATGGCGTTGAATTCTCAGCCGATAATCAATTTGCGCTGATCGTATCGCTTCCTGACCCTGGTCAAGATTCGCTGAAGCTCCGGATGGAGCAGATCATTCGCGCGGTCCAGGGATTGATCTCCGAGAACACTCGGCTCGATCCGAGCATGGGCGTAGGTACGCCCTACCGGGATTTGGGGCAGCTGAACCAATCCTTCATCGAAGCCGCAACCGCACTCGAGCACCGAATGGTCGGCAGCAGCCGGATCACCTATTTCGACCAGTTGGCAGAGCAGAATCATCCTGTCGCCAAAGGCGTATGGCTTCCAAGAAAGTCTTTGCTCAAGCTGGAGCAAAGCCTAAAGCAAGGCAACGAGTCGGTGGCTGTGCAGATGATCGCCGAGATGATGGAGACCATCCGCAGCGAACCGCTGCAAATTCATCTGCTGCGCTGCATTTGCTTCGATCTGCTGAACGCGCTGCTTCGGTCCGCCTCTGAGGTTGGAATGAACGAAGCATTCAGCAGCATCTCGGACTATACGTCGTTTGAGACGCTGGAAGAATTTGAGGACAAGCTGTTGTCGCTCACGACAGAGGTTTGCGACAAGGTTGAACGGAACCATGAACAAGCAGCGCCAAAACTGATCGATGATATCGTACATTATGTAAATCAGCAGTTTGCGGACTATACGCTCAGCCTGGAGCATGTTGCCCTTAAATTTTCCGTCTCTACCTCTTACTTAAGCCGCAGCTTCAAAGAGAAGACCGGGATCAGTTTCTCGCAGTATATCTGGAAGAGGCGTACGGAGGAAGTCATTCGGCTGCTTGTGACGACAAGCGCTCCCCTGAAGGAAATCATCGAACAGGTGGGCTACCTGGATGCACCCAATTTCATCCGCAAATTCAAGAAAGAAACCGGGCTTACGCCCGGTCAGTACCGCAAACAACATCGTTCGAATAGGCTGGATATATAA
- a CDS encoding SUKH-4 family immunity protein, with product MEPQYHTLYDHGVLPYTRESLDVLGMHDKTVETLVHRGMPVFDPQEPPLGLLFHEALPLQDIHGAYIAIGREIWSEGLHVAIQKDTGGVWAVTEGGTQKPTYINASIDSLLSFMDRVLRFKQQTERLQPDPPPMILTAEQFREKLEKFRRGEIKPGTRPDASQAQHEWKSAFELMKRELKEMDLPAVRSSSWWGIVLEEMKDRLR from the coding sequence ATGGAGCCGCAATATCATACGCTGTATGATCACGGAGTGCTGCCTTATACGAGGGAAAGCTTGGACGTCCTGGGAATGCACGATAAGACGGTGGAAACGCTTGTGCATCGGGGAATGCCGGTCTTTGATCCGCAGGAGCCACCGTTGGGTCTTCTGTTTCATGAAGCGTTACCGCTACAGGATATTCATGGAGCCTATATCGCGATCGGAAGGGAGATCTGGAGCGAAGGGCTGCATGTCGCGATCCAAAAGGATACAGGGGGAGTGTGGGCAGTAACGGAGGGCGGTACACAGAAACCGACCTACATAAACGCCTCCATCGACAGCCTGCTCTCCTTTATGGACCGTGTGCTTCGATTCAAACAGCAAACGGAGCGCTTGCAGCCTGATCCACCTCCCATGATTTTGACGGCAGAACAATTTCGCGAGAAACTTGAGAAGTTCAGAAGAGGAGAGATCAAGCCGGGAACCCGTCCGGACGCCTCGCAGGCTCAGCACGAGTGGAAGTCAGCCTTCGAACTAATGAAGCGGGAGCTGAAAGAGATGGATCTCCCTGCTGTACGTTCCTCTTCATGGTGGGGAATTGTGCTGGAGGAAATGAAGGATCGTTTGAGGTAG
- a CDS encoding NUDIX hydrolase gives MGFHDTYRFGVHAIISNADGKLLLLKRTYGNKGWSLPGGGVDSGETIHEAIFRECREELGLTLQDAVLTGFYYHSHINAQVGIFRCSIPLHEEIVLSSEHSEYKWAELSELSEVQRLRAQDALAYQGEVKSRAF, from the coding sequence TTGGGCTTTCATGACACGTACAGATTTGGTGTGCATGCCATCATATCGAACGCTGACGGCAAGCTGCTCTTATTAAAACGGACCTATGGGAATAAGGGATGGAGTTTGCCCGGGGGCGGGGTGGATTCCGGCGAAACGATCCATGAAGCGATTTTTCGCGAATGCCGCGAAGAACTGGGCCTTACCCTGCAAGATGCGGTCTTGACCGGATTTTATTATCACAGTCATATCAACGCGCAGGTCGGCATATTCCGCTGTTCGATCCCGCTTCACGAGGAAATCGTGCTCAGCTCCGAGCATTCGGAATACAAATGGGCCGAGTTGTCGGAGCTGAGCGAGGTTCAGCGGTTAAGGGCCCAGGATGCATTGGCTTATCAAGGAGAAGTCAAAAGCCGGGCGTTTTAG
- a CDS encoding carbohydrate ABC transporter permease has product MTSRPKFFDAVNAALIGIISILCILPMLLVLMVSFTDEASIKQFGYQLFPSELSLDAYKLLLFGSTPLYRSYMISIIVTVVGTILAVTITSMAGYTLAAKHIRYRNGLGLFFFITMVFNTGLVPWYLINLNLGMNNTIWALIIPSLVFNPFNLFLVRNYMSQIPPSLTEAAKIDGASDFYIAFRIYFPLCMPVLATITLFYGIAYWNNWFNAIMLVDNEKLYPLQYLLFKLNSEISMIQQMQSSGAILGSQTLPQESVKMATAILTIGPVVLFYPFLQRYFIKGLLIGSLKE; this is encoded by the coding sequence ATGACGTCCAGACCTAAATTTTTCGACGCCGTGAATGCCGCGCTGATCGGCATCATCTCCATTCTCTGCATCCTGCCGATGCTGCTTGTGCTCATGGTGTCCTTTACCGACGAAGCCAGCATTAAGCAATTCGGCTACCAGCTGTTCCCGAGCGAGCTGTCGCTGGATGCCTACAAGCTGCTCCTGTTCGGCAGCACGCCGCTGTACCGGAGTTACATGATCTCGATCATCGTGACGGTCGTCGGCACGATCCTTGCGGTCACCATCACGTCCATGGCCGGATATACGCTGGCCGCCAAGCACATCCGTTACCGCAACGGGCTCGGATTGTTCTTTTTCATTACGATGGTGTTTAACACGGGCCTGGTGCCTTGGTATCTGATCAACCTGAATCTCGGCATGAACAACACCATCTGGGCCCTGATCATACCGTCCCTGGTGTTCAACCCGTTCAACCTGTTTCTTGTGCGCAACTACATGTCCCAAATTCCGCCTTCCCTGACGGAGGCGGCCAAGATCGACGGCGCGAGCGACTTCTATATCGCGTTCCGGATCTACTTCCCGCTCTGCATGCCCGTTCTGGCCACGATTACGCTGTTCTACGGCATTGCCTACTGGAACAACTGGTTCAACGCCATCATGCTGGTGGACAACGAGAAGTTGTATCCCCTTCAATACCTGCTGTTTAAGCTGAACTCCGAGATCAGCATGATTCAGCAGATGCAGAGCAGCGGTGCCATCCTCGGCAGCCAGACGCTGCCGCAAGAATCGGTGAAGATGGCCACCGCCATTCTGACGATCGGACCGGTGGTGCTGTTCTATCCGTTCCTGCAGCGGTATTTCATAAAAGGGCTGCTGATTGGCTCTTTGAAGGAGTAA
- a CDS encoding ABC transporter permease: MKKSRFGFLREIRSNGSAYLLVVPAAIYTLVFGYFTLPYMLIAFQKFNFKTGLFNSAWVGFDNFKFFFSSPRAWEVTFNTLKLNFLFIIVGTLAAMALAILFNELRSRWFSRVTQSTILFPHFLSWVIVSYIIYSLLSTDYGILNRILAFFHIDPVNWYASPQYWTWILTTAAVWKDLGMNLVIYLAAITGIDDSYYEAGRIDGATRWQLIRHITIPLMLPTISILTLLALGKIMYGSFDMIYAIVKDNGLLYPTVDVIDTYVFRSLRTIGNPAQAMAVGLYQSVVGFILVWGSNKIVKKVNPDHALF, encoded by the coding sequence ATGAAAAAAAGCCGCTTCGGCTTCCTGCGCGAAATCCGCTCGAACGGATCCGCCTACCTGCTCGTCGTACCGGCTGCCATCTATACGCTGGTCTTCGGTTATTTCACGCTTCCGTACATGCTCATTGCGTTTCAGAAATTCAACTTCAAGACGGGACTTTTCAATTCCGCCTGGGTCGGCTTTGACAATTTCAAGTTCTTCTTCTCGTCGCCCCGGGCTTGGGAGGTCACCTTCAACACCTTGAAGCTCAATTTTCTATTTATCATCGTCGGCACGCTCGCAGCCATGGCGCTGGCCATACTGTTCAACGAGCTCCGCAGCCGCTGGTTCTCGAGGGTGACCCAATCCACGATTTTGTTCCCGCATTTCTTGTCCTGGGTTATCGTGAGTTACATCATCTACAGCTTGCTGTCGACCGACTACGGTATCCTGAACCGGATCCTGGCGTTCTTCCATATCGACCCCGTCAACTGGTACGCCTCTCCGCAATACTGGACGTGGATTCTTACGACCGCGGCGGTGTGGAAGGACCTCGGGATGAACCTCGTCATTTATCTGGCGGCGATCACGGGAATTGACGACAGTTATTACGAAGCCGGCCGGATCGACGGCGCTACCCGTTGGCAGCTCATCCGCCACATCACCATTCCGCTCATGCTGCCGACCATATCCATCTTAACCCTGCTGGCTCTGGGCAAAATCATGTACGGCAGCTTCGACATGATCTATGCCATCGTCAAGGACAACGGGCTGCTGTATCCGACGGTTGACGTCATCGATACGTATGTGTTCCGTTCCCTCCGCACCATCGGGAATCCGGCACAAGCCATGGCCGTCGGACTGTATCAATCCGTGGTCGGCTTTATTCTCGTATGGGGCAGCAACAAAATCGTGAAGAAGGTGAATCCGGACCATGCCTTGTTCTAA